The following coding sequences lie in one Panicum virgatum strain AP13 chromosome 6N, P.virgatum_v5, whole genome shotgun sequence genomic window:
- the LOC120677973 gene encoding uncharacterized protein LOC120677973, with translation MAGNQTIKRIFEVPAFNAADGTLRIWPCFHRSPVFTAGGYEWSISYYPKSIYDRDSIDLCLQLESEGPGVTISSSLALLDPMPSLPLSTLVVLATRSPVFEAELFGGPTSTAEASQAPPAAVEVDDMRPNVFKTLLHYIYTDTLLATEGEAGDDEEARS, from the exons ATGGCTGGGAACCAGACGATCAAGAGAATTTTCGAGGTCCCTGCATTCAATGCCGCCGACGGCACCCTTCGCATATGGCCCTGCTTCCACCGGTCGCCGGTCTTCACCGCCGGCGGCTACGAGTGGTCGATCAGCTACTACCCCAAAAGCATCTACGACCGCGACAGCATCGACCTCTGCCTGCAGCTAGAGTCTGAGGGCCCCGGGGTGACGATATCGTCCAGCCTCGCCCTCCTCGACCCCATGCCTAGCCTACCGCTGTCCACGCTG GTTGTACTCGCCACGCGGTCGCCGGTTTTTGAGGCGGAGCTGTTCGGGGggccgacgtcgacggcggAGGCGAGCCAAGCTCCGCCGGCGGCCGTCGAGGTCGACGACATGAGGCCTAATGTCTTCAAGACCCTTCTGCACTATATCTACACGGACACCCTGCTGGCCACGGAGGGAGAAGCCGGTGATGACGAGGAGGCGAGGAGCTAG
- the LOC120677974 gene encoding uncharacterized protein LOC120677974 → MAGNQTIKRIFEVPVFNAADSTLRIWPCFHRSPVFTAGGYEWSISYYPKSIYDRDSIDLCLQLESEGAGVTISSSLALLDPMPSQPLSTLVEESPLMELDQAITSRSTVTHWVPKSKLSALVGDQDSLIFMWAITFLTQTPMPVPHTVPELELMPLPLPLPEPEPEPKMAAMPEVPAEDVAAPSPVPATWTMTDVAPAGKVSVTDVTYSVAGGEIFHAHKVILATRSPVFEAELLGGPTSTAEASQALAAAIEVDDMRPDVFKTLLHYIYTDTLPAMKGEAGDDEEARSQMTRHLLVAADWYGLEGLKLLCEGELAKTLGEGNMAEMLAFADDQYCSTLKDACVGFMVASPERMERVVASYGYQQLCLRHPLILVDVLEKSLMFRKA, encoded by the exons ATGGCCGGGAACCAGACGATCAAGAGGATTTTCGAGGTCCCTGTGTTCAATGCTGCCGACAGCACCCTTCGCATATGGCCCTGCTTCCACCGGTCGCCGGTCTTCACCGCCGGCGGGTACGAGTGGTCGATTAGCTACTACCCCAAAAGCATCTACGACCGCGACAGCATTGACCTCTGCCTGCAGCTGGAGTCTGAGGGCGCCGGGGTGACGATATCGTCCAGCCTCGCCCTCCTCGACCCCATGCCTAGCCAGCCGCTGTCCACGCTGGTGGAGGAATCGCCGCTGATGGAGCTCGATCAGGCCATCACAAGTAGGAGCACGGTCACCCACTGGGTGCCAAAGAGCAAGCTGAGCGCCCTAGTGGGTGACCAAGACAGCCTTATATTCATGTGGGCCATCACTTTCCTAACACAGACGCCAATGCCGGTGCCGCACACGGTGCCAGAGCTGGAGCTGATGCCGctaccgctgccgctgccggagccagagccggagccgAAGATGGCGGCGATGCCCGAGGTCCCAGCGGAAGACGTGGCGGCGCCGTCCCCAGTCCCAGCGACATGGACAATGACAGATGTGGCGCCGGCAGGCAAGGTCTCGGTGACAGACGTGACATACTCGGTCGCAGG GGGAGAGATTTTCCACGCCCACAAGGTTATACTCGCCACGCGGTCGCCGGTTTTCGAGGCGGAGCTGCTCGGGGggccgacgtcgacggcggAGGCGAGCCAAGCTCTGGCGGCGGCCATCGAGGTCGATGACATGAGGCCTGATGTGTTCAAGACCCTTCTGCACTATATCTACACGGACACCCTGCCGGCAATGAAGGGAGAAGCCGGTGATGATGAGGAGGCGAGGAGCCAGATGACGCGCCACCTGCTTGTCGCTGCGGACTGGTACGGCCTGGAGGGGCTAAAGCTCCTGTGCGAGGGGGAGCTCGCCAAGACCCTCGGCGAGGGTAACATGGCGGAGATGCTGGCCTTCGCGGATGATCAGTACTGCAGCACGCTTAAGGACGCCTGCGTCGGGTTCATGGTGGCCTCGCCGGAGAGGATGGAGAGGGTGGTGGCGAGCTACGGATACCAGCAACTCTGCTTGAGACACCCCCTGATTTTGGTAGATGTGCTCGAGAAGTCGCTCATGTTTCGCAAAGCGTAG